From Verrucomicrobiota bacterium, the proteins below share one genomic window:
- a CDS encoding sigma-54-dependent Fis family transcriptional regulator — MPSDARQNSPKSPRILIVDDDAGQRSLLDSFLRGQGFETVPVASGEQALEILRTEEISMMISDVRMSGISGLETLRRARQEHSVLPVLLVTAYADIREAVGAMRDGAVNYLAKPIDLDELLASVQQATGLSESAPLKFIADKQLPAHVIARSPLMQAVFRDASLVAASESRILITGESGVGKEVLADVIHTWSPRAAGPLVKVNCAAIPENLLETELFGHEKGAFTSAIAQRIGRFEQANGGSIFLDEIADMSPPLQAKLLRVTQDGRFQRVGSNNETQTNARILAATNRNLEEEVKAGRFREDLFYRLNVVELNVPALRERPEDIVPLANSFIAEFTQGKARFSSAVADCLARYAWPGNVRELRNAMERAALLSRGELILPEHLPTRVRATVQPGTAVDVADAQHLEEIERQAIFQALRKCNFNRTETAKALGISRRALIYKLQRYRELGHQVDPA; from the coding sequence ATGCCGTCCGATGCTCGCCAGAACAGTCCGAAATCGCCCCGAATCCTGATCGTCGATGACGACGCGGGTCAGCGCAGTCTCCTCGATTCGTTCCTGAGAGGCCAGGGCTTCGAGACCGTCCCCGTTGCTTCCGGGGAACAAGCCTTGGAGATTCTTCGCACCGAAGAAATCAGCATGATGATTTCCGATGTGCGTATGTCCGGCATTTCGGGATTGGAAACATTGCGGCGCGCGCGGCAGGAGCATTCCGTGCTGCCCGTCCTGCTCGTGACGGCGTATGCGGACATCCGCGAAGCCGTGGGCGCCATGCGCGATGGCGCGGTCAATTACCTGGCCAAACCGATTGATCTCGATGAGTTGCTGGCTTCGGTTCAGCAGGCCACCGGCCTCTCGGAATCTGCGCCGCTAAAATTCATTGCCGACAAACAATTGCCCGCTCATGTGATCGCCCGAAGTCCGCTGATGCAGGCGGTGTTTCGCGATGCGTCGCTGGTCGCCGCGTCCGAGAGCCGCATCTTGATCACTGGCGAGAGCGGCGTGGGCAAGGAAGTATTGGCGGATGTCATTCACACGTGGAGTCCGCGTGCCGCCGGCCCGCTGGTGAAGGTCAACTGCGCGGCCATTCCCGAAAACTTGTTGGAGACCGAACTCTTTGGGCACGAGAAAGGCGCATTCACCAGTGCCATCGCCCAACGAATCGGCCGCTTTGAACAGGCCAACGGCGGCAGCATTTTCCTGGACGAGATTGCGGACATGTCCCCGCCGCTCCAGGCGAAACTGCTCCGCGTGACACAAGACGGACGCTTTCAGCGCGTCGGCTCGAACAACGAGACGCAGACCAACGCCCGCATCTTGGCCGCCACGAATCGCAACCTGGAGGAGGAAGTCAAGGCGGGCCGATTTCGCGAAGACCTCTTCTACCGGCTGAATGTCGTGGAGCTTAACGTGCCTGCGCTCCGCGAACGGCCGGAAGACATTGTTCCGCTGGCGAATTCGTTCATCGCGGAATTTACCCAGGGCAAAGCGCGGTTTTCCTCCGCGGTGGCCGATTGTCTGGCGCGCTACGCCTGGCCGGGCAACGTGCGCGAATTGCGCAACGCGATGGAGCGCGCCGCGCTGCTCTCCCGAGGCGAACTCATTTTGCCCGAACACCTGCCCACGCGAGTGCGGGCCACGGTGCAGCCGGGCACAGCGGTTGACGTGGCCGATGCTCAACATCTGGAGGAAATCGAACGGCAGGCCATCTTCCAGGCGCTGCGCAAATGCAATTTCAACCGCACGGAGACGGCGAAAGCCCTTGGCATCAGCCGACGCGCGCTTATCTACAAGCTGCAGCGCTACCGCGAACTGGGACACCAAGTCGATCCGGCGTGA
- a CDS encoding ATP-binding protein, with amino-acid sequence MEITRRSFLVYGLLLAAWILVLGWQVAEHSRVQRAARDKLRYSAMYTSKTLEIVLGSQRRFGGVISKERLESALAELIRPGELNGVALLNEAGEKVASAGAPVEVQQKAVVRPAELWEDQTVTLMNPVVLGTNLTRELEGTNPPIILSRQDFPTNRPPRPPPEMRTNELGEVTPVSGSNSPPTAGRSRSRGPGDGRPRFGRPFWMSEDEYKSVLQKQGVHSFLIVMSTQSVRATLHQDLWLRSIIAVLATVSVVGSGLAWRNLGKSSDLQIRLVRASELNLHLKELNLAAAGLAHETRNPLNIVRGLAQMISKQDDVSPEIRNKSREIIDETDRVTAQLNEFINYSRPREVRRSVLTLSSVVGELVRTLNHDFDEKNISLEVKVDQFTIEADEQLLRQALFNLLLNAIQAVATNGEIEIVARKNNASDALLEIRDNGPGVPPDRRSEIFKPYFTTNEKGTGLGLAVVQQIVLAHGWEIECLPNEPCGAIFRITHLKLAA; translated from the coding sequence ATGGAAATCACCCGCCGAAGTTTTCTGGTTTACGGATTGTTGCTGGCCGCCTGGATTCTCGTACTGGGCTGGCAGGTCGCCGAGCACTCGCGCGTGCAAAGGGCAGCACGCGATAAGTTGAGATACAGCGCGATGTACACCTCCAAGACCCTTGAGATAGTGCTAGGCTCCCAACGTCGCTTCGGCGGGGTGATCTCCAAGGAGCGATTGGAATCCGCGCTCGCCGAATTGATCCGGCCCGGCGAATTGAATGGCGTTGCGCTGCTCAACGAGGCGGGCGAGAAGGTTGCCTCCGCCGGCGCGCCCGTCGAGGTCCAACAGAAAGCCGTCGTCCGGCCGGCTGAGTTGTGGGAAGATCAGACCGTGACGCTGATGAACCCAGTAGTCTTGGGTACGAACTTGACCCGCGAACTCGAGGGCACTAATCCTCCAATCATTTTGTCCCGGCAGGACTTTCCCACCAATCGACCGCCGCGGCCACCACCGGAGATGCGGACCAATGAGCTTGGCGAAGTCACCCCGGTTTCCGGTTCTAATTCGCCGCCGACAGCGGGCCGGTCCAGATCGCGCGGGCCGGGCGATGGGCGACCTCGCTTCGGCCGTCCGTTCTGGATGAGCGAAGACGAATACAAGTCCGTCCTCCAGAAACAAGGCGTCCATAGCTTCCTCATCGTGATGTCCACGCAATCCGTCCGCGCCACCCTCCATCAGGACCTCTGGCTGCGCTCGATCATCGCCGTCCTCGCCACGGTCTCCGTCGTCGGCTCGGGCCTGGCCTGGCGCAACCTGGGCAAGTCCTCCGACCTTCAAATCCGCCTTGTGCGCGCCAGCGAATTGAACCTCCACCTCAAGGAACTGAATCTCGCCGCGGCCGGCCTCGCCCACGAAACCCGCAACCCGCTCAACATCGTCCGTGGACTTGCGCAAATGATTTCCAAGCAGGACGACGTCTCGCCGGAGATTCGGAACAAGTCGCGCGAGATTATCGACGAGACTGATCGCGTCACGGCCCAGTTGAATGAGTTCATCAATTACTCGCGACCGCGCGAAGTCCGCCGCTCCGTTCTCACGCTCAGTTCAGTTGTCGGCGAATTGGTCCGCACCTTGAATCACGACTTCGATGAGAAAAACATTTCGTTGGAGGTCAAGGTGGATCAATTCACTATCGAAGCGGATGAACAACTGCTCCGGCAGGCGCTGTTCAATCTGCTGCTCAACGCCATTCAGGCCGTCGCCACGAATGGAGAAATCGAGATCGTCGCCCGCAAGAACAATGCCTCGGACGCGCTCCTTGAAATTCGCGACAACGGTCCAGGCGTTCCCCCCGACCGGCGCAGCGAAATCTTCAAACCTTACTTCACCACCAACGAGAAAGGCACGGGGCTGGGACTGGCGGTCGTCCAGCAAATCGTGCTCGCGCACGGTTGGGAGATCGAATGTCTGCCCAACGAGCCGTGCGGCGCGATCTTCCGCATCACTCACTTGAAACTCGCCGCTTAG
- a CDS encoding type II secretion system protein, with amino-acid sequence MNHLLASVAASGFTLAEVLAALLFMAIVIPVAVQGLRVASLAGEVAERKGAAARIAERILNENIVTTNWNTSVQTGTVEEGGRQFRWTLRNEPWSQDTMQLLSIEVAFAAQDKDCSVRMSTLVSSP; translated from the coding sequence ATGAACCACCTCCTCGCGTCGGTGGCTGCGAGTGGGTTCACGCTCGCCGAGGTGCTGGCAGCGCTTTTGTTCATGGCCATTGTCATTCCCGTGGCCGTTCAAGGGCTGCGGGTCGCGAGCCTGGCCGGCGAAGTCGCCGAGCGCAAAGGCGCCGCCGCGCGGATCGCCGAGCGCATCTTGAACGAAAACATCGTGACGACAAATTGGAACACGTCAGTCCAAACCGGCACGGTGGAAGAAGGCGGTCGTCAATTCCGCTGGACGTTGCGCAACGAGCCTTGGAGTCAGGACACGATGCAACTGCTGTCGATCGAAGTGGCCTTTGCCGCCCAGGACAAGGACTGTTCCGTTCGCATGAGCACACTGGTGAGTTCGCCATGA
- the glk gene encoding glucokinase: MILAGDIGGTKVNLAFFEVAGQQVTQTVAGTYPSRQHASLEEIVREFLATHNLKVDYACFGIAGPVKKGRAQLTNLPWVVDVRVLTHELRLKHAWLVNDLEANAYGIAGLSPKDFVTLNQGDPEAKGNAAIISAGTGLGEAGLFWDGHRHLPLACEGGHSDFAPRTDLDVELFRHLRAQFGRVSWERVLSGPGAFNIYKFLRDTGRGEEPAWLTAELKNGDSPSVITHAGLEGKCELCVQVLDLFVTYYGTEASNLALKIMSIGGLYVGGGIAPKIINKLMDGNFMKAFCAAGRMRELMEAMPVRVILNDKTALIGAARLAAAQAGWIR; this comes from the coding sequence ATGATTTTAGCGGGTGACATCGGCGGCACGAAGGTGAATCTGGCCTTTTTTGAAGTCGCGGGGCAACAGGTCACGCAAACTGTCGCGGGCACGTACCCCAGCCGGCAACACGCCAGCCTCGAGGAAATTGTCCGCGAATTTCTTGCGACTCACAATCTCAAGGTGGATTACGCCTGTTTCGGCATCGCCGGGCCGGTGAAAAAGGGTCGCGCGCAGTTGACCAACCTGCCGTGGGTGGTTGATGTCCGTGTGCTGACGCACGAGTTGAGGCTAAAGCACGCGTGGTTGGTCAATGATCTGGAGGCGAACGCTTACGGCATCGCCGGACTTTCGCCGAAGGATTTCGTCACGTTGAACCAAGGCGATCCGGAAGCGAAAGGCAACGCGGCCATCATTTCCGCTGGCACAGGACTGGGTGAGGCCGGACTGTTCTGGGACGGGCATCGTCATCTTCCGCTGGCTTGCGAAGGTGGCCACAGCGACTTCGCGCCGCGCACTGATCTGGACGTGGAACTGTTTCGTCATCTGCGCGCGCAGTTCGGTCGCGTCAGTTGGGAGCGTGTCCTTTCTGGGCCAGGCGCGTTCAACATTTATAAATTCCTGCGCGACACCGGACGCGGTGAAGAACCGGCGTGGTTGACGGCGGAGCTTAAGAATGGCGATTCACCGTCCGTCATTACTCACGCCGGCCTCGAGGGTAAATGCGAACTGTGCGTTCAGGTCTTGGACTTGTTCGTGACTTACTACGGCACGGAAGCCAGCAACCTCGCGCTTAAAATCATGTCCATCGGCGGCCTGTATGTCGGTGGCGGCATCGCGCCCAAGATCATCAACAAACTGATGGACGGAAATTTTATGAAGGCATTCTGTGCCGCCGGACGGATGAGAGAGTTGATGGAAGCCATGCCGGTGCGCGTCATTTTGAATGACAAGACGGCCCTGATCGGCGCTGCCCGACTCGCGGCGGCGCAGGCGGGGTGGATTCGGTGA
- a CDS encoding ABC transporter ATP-binding protein, which translates to MIATSPVIEIKNLTRSYGKLDAVNGLSLVVKPGRCYGFFGRNGA; encoded by the coding sequence ATGATCGCAACATCACCCGTAATCGAAATCAAGAACCTCACACGAAGCTACGGAAAACTCGACGCTGTGAACGGACTCAGCCTGGTCGTGAAGCCGGGCCGCTGCTACGGCTTCTTCGGGCGCAACGGCGC
- a CDS encoding general secretion pathway protein GspK, translating to MKLDLPINRSWSSSFSLSRSTLKRELHRVAEVHSYDCASPHHQRGSVLVIVLWIAFGLVAITLYFANSMSLELRASDNRVSGEVADQAIAGAARYVRYVLSNWGTNGLVPDVTLYAHAAVPVGDAHFWLIGRDTNNPVNAGDLFYGLVDEASKLNLNTVTSNMLITALEAMPQINLDLASAIIDWRDTNGTGPSQTYYAMLHPAYQCKSSPFETVDELRLVLGADMATLVGEDVNRNGVLDPNENDDNHNGLPDCGLLDYVTVYSREPATYSNGVPRIDIRVVTGTTGPLASLLQATFGAGRASQILTQLGLVSGGPPPPPGGGQGGGRPPQVPRATFTSPLQFYRMSRMKPEEFALVANAITVSAETNYIEGRINVNTARAAVLACLPGFTLDLAQQLVTYRQVNPDKLTSIAWVVDALGQNNATTLTALEAGDYITTQSYQFTADVAALGPYGRGYRRTRFVFDTSDGTPKIIYRQDLSHLGWALGKEVRQTWLAKATQ from the coding sequence ATGAAGCTTGACCTGCCAATAAACCGTAGCTGGAGTTCAAGCTTTAGCTTGTCCCGCAGCACGCTGAAGCGTGAACTCCACCGCGTCGCGGAAGTGCACAGTTACGATTGCGCCTCGCCGCACCACCAGCGCGGTTCCGTGCTCGTCATCGTTCTCTGGATTGCCTTCGGCTTGGTCGCCATCACGCTCTATTTTGCGAATTCGATGAGTCTTGAACTGCGCGCTTCGGACAACCGCGTGTCGGGCGAAGTGGCCGACCAGGCCATCGCGGGCGCCGCCCGCTACGTGCGTTACGTCCTGTCGAATTGGGGAACCAACGGCCTGGTGCCGGACGTGACCTTGTACGCGCATGCCGCGGTGCCGGTAGGTGACGCGCATTTCTGGTTAATCGGGCGTGACACCAATAATCCGGTCAACGCCGGCGACCTTTTCTACGGCTTGGTGGATGAGGCCTCGAAGCTGAACCTGAACACCGTCACCAGCAACATGCTCATCACCGCGCTCGAAGCCATGCCACAGATCAACCTCGACCTGGCGTCGGCGATCATTGACTGGCGCGACACCAACGGCACCGGCCCGTCCCAGACTTACTACGCCATGCTCCATCCGGCTTATCAATGCAAGAGTTCTCCCTTTGAAACCGTGGACGAGTTGCGCCTGGTGCTCGGCGCGGACATGGCAACGCTTGTCGGCGAAGACGTGAACCGCAATGGGGTCCTGGACCCGAACGAAAACGACGACAACCACAACGGCCTCCCGGACTGCGGCCTGCTCGATTACGTCACCGTTTACAGCCGGGAGCCGGCCACCTACAGCAACGGTGTGCCGCGCATCGACATCCGCGTGGTCACCGGCACCACCGGGCCGCTGGCTTCGCTGTTGCAAGCCACCTTCGGTGCCGGGCGGGCCAGCCAGATCCTCACACAACTTGGTCTCGTCAGCGGCGGTCCGCCGCCGCCACCCGGCGGTGGTCAGGGCGGCGGCCGTCCACCGCAGGTGCCAAGGGCGACATTCACCAGCCCTCTCCAGTTCTATCGCATGAGCCGAATGAAGCCGGAAGAGTTTGCGCTGGTCGCCAACGCCATCACCGTGAGCGCCGAGACGAACTACATTGAAGGCCGGATCAACGTGAACACCGCGCGCGCCGCCGTGCTCGCTTGCCTGCCGGGTTTCACCCTCGACCTGGCGCAACAACTCGTGACCTATCGCCAGGTGAACCCCGACAAGCTGACCTCGATCGCCTGGGTCGTGGACGCACTGGGCCAGAACAACGCCACCACTCTCACGGCGCTTGAAGCCGGCGATTACATCACCACACAAAGCTACCAATTCACCGCCGACGTGGCGGCCCTCGGGCCGTACGGACGCGGTTATCGTCGGACGCGCTTCGTGTTCGACACAAGCGATGGCACGCCGAAAATTATTTATCGCCAGGACCTCAGCCATCTCGGCTGGGCGCTCGGCAAAGAGGTCCGCCAGACCTGGCTGGCCAAGGCAACGCAATGA
- a CDS encoding PQQ-binding-like beta-propeller repeat protein, with amino-acid sequence MNLFCRFSLAFLLCLLVCPISSRASDWPQWRGPERDGHIPAGTPVPTTLASEPKVLWRLNIGGGFSSPVIQSGKLVYLDAQEGQEVAHLIDAKTGKEFWRVPFSDMYGDEWGVGPRSTPIMDGDRVYVQSCRGEFRCLNLADGKVLWGTSFTKDFGIVFVGSKVLEGTARRRGNNGSGVVDGDRIYVPVGCTDGATIVCYNKRTGAMLWKSQNDEAAFSSLMVATLAGVKHVVMLDDEALIGVNADNGKLLWRLPLETYAKRHVATPVIFGETVMVNSHTFGLLCFKIIKEGDKIKAVEKWANEDLKINIATPVVVGNYVYSHGPRKDFVCADALTGKLLWLHGGFGENYSSIIVLGKNLLVLTDLGELILIAGDPAKYTELGRTHVCGKTWSHPAFADGKLYVREGLREAWKLTSFDLIP; translated from the coding sequence ATGAATCTCTTTTGTCGCTTTTCACTCGCGTTTCTGTTGTGTCTTTTGGTTTGTCCCATTTCGTCGCGGGCGAGTGACTGGCCACAATGGCGCGGACCGGAACGCGACGGACATATTCCCGCCGGCACTCCTGTCCCGACAACGCTCGCGAGCGAGCCGAAAGTTTTGTGGCGATTGAACATCGGCGGCGGCTTTTCTTCACCGGTGATTCAAAGCGGCAAGCTGGTTTATCTCGACGCACAAGAAGGACAGGAGGTCGCTCATTTGATCGATGCCAAAACCGGCAAGGAATTCTGGCGCGTTCCGTTTAGCGACATGTATGGCGATGAATGGGGCGTCGGGCCGCGCAGCACGCCGATCATGGACGGCGACCGCGTCTATGTGCAGTCGTGCAGAGGCGAGTTCCGCTGTCTGAATCTGGCCGATGGAAAAGTCTTATGGGGTACAAGTTTCACGAAGGATTTCGGCATCGTGTTCGTCGGCAGCAAAGTGTTGGAAGGCACTGCCCGCCGTCGCGGCAACAACGGTTCGGGCGTCGTGGATGGCGACCGGATTTATGTTCCCGTCGGCTGCACCGACGGGGCGACGATTGTTTGTTACAACAAGCGAACGGGGGCGATGCTTTGGAAATCCCAAAATGACGAGGCCGCCTTTTCCTCACTGATGGTGGCGACACTTGCCGGGGTGAAGCACGTCGTCATGCTCGATGATGAGGCGCTCATCGGAGTAAATGCCGACAACGGAAAACTCCTCTGGCGATTGCCTTTGGAGACTTACGCCAAGCGCCACGTCGCCACGCCTGTCATCTTCGGCGAGACGGTCATGGTCAATTCGCACACGTTTGGACTCCTCTGTTTCAAAATCATCAAGGAAGGCGACAAGATAAAGGCCGTCGAGAAGTGGGCGAACGAAGATTTGAAGATCAACATCGCCACGCCGGTGGTCGTCGGCAATTACGTTTACAGTCATGGCCCACGAAAAGATTTCGTCTGTGCCGACGCTCTTACGGGAAAACTCCTGTGGTTGCACGGTGGCTTCGGTGAAAATTATTCCTCGATTATTGTGCTCGGCAAGAATCTGCTGGTGTTAACGGATCTTGGTGAACTGATTTTGATTGCAGGCGATCCGGCCAAATACACCGAACTGGGCCGAACGCACGTATGCGGCAAAACCTGGAGCCATCCCGCCTTCGCCGATGGCAAGCTATACGTGCGGGAAGGATTACGCGAGGCTTGGAAGCTTACCTCTTTCGACTTGATACCTTGA
- a CDS encoding prepilin-type N-terminal cleavage/methylation domain-containing protein yields MRRQHAFTLIELIAVMALLIIVVAIAVPPLGNFFRGRSLDSEARRLLSLTRQGQSRAVSEGVPMTLWIDAPQRTYGLEEESSYTEEDTKAVDFTLDRDVRIEVLNTNSSNKITAANTSRSLPDITASSGKHGNLPAIHFLPDGFVDGNSLRAVGLFDRDGTTLWLTRSTNGLNYEIRNQINQ; encoded by the coding sequence ATGCGACGCCAACACGCGTTCACGCTCATCGAATTGATTGCGGTCATGGCGCTGCTCATCATCGTTGTGGCCATCGCCGTTCCGCCGCTTGGTAATTTCTTTCGCGGGCGTTCGCTGGATTCCGAAGCGCGCCGGCTGTTGTCGCTCACGCGGCAGGGCCAGAGTCGCGCGGTGTCGGAAGGCGTGCCGATGACACTCTGGATTGATGCGCCACAACGGACCTATGGCCTCGAAGAGGAATCGAGCTACACAGAAGAAGACACCAAAGCCGTGGATTTCACACTCGACAGAGATGTGCGCATTGAGGTCCTCAATACCAACAGCTCCAACAAAATCACCGCCGCGAACACAAGCCGCTCGCTTCCCGACATCACTGCGTCCAGCGGGAAGCACGGCAATCTGCCGGCCATTCATTTTCTGCCGGACGGATTCGTGGATGGGAACAGCCTGCGGGCGGTGGGCCTGTTCGACCGCGACGGCACGACGCTTTGGCTGACGCGATCCACCAATGGCTTGAACTATGAAATTCGCAACCAGATCAACCAGTAG
- a CDS encoding GntR family transcriptional regulator produces the protein MTITHDMLLQINYKSGKPVYLQVVDQIRAAAASGHLQTGEPLPAIRPLAEELRVNRNTIAKAYTELESQGVIETLPGKGCFLKANNSPLKKDVRRKLLIEEIDQAVVQAHHFQMPRGEFIELVRERLDALEEKKRVNDTQKSN, from the coding sequence ATGACAATAACACACGACATGCTGCTGCAGATCAATTATAAGTCCGGCAAGCCAGTGTATCTCCAAGTCGTGGACCAGATTCGGGCGGCCGCGGCTTCCGGCCACTTGCAAACGGGTGAGCCGCTGCCGGCCATCCGTCCCCTCGCCGAAGAGTTGCGCGTGAACCGGAACACCATCGCCAAAGCCTACACGGAGCTGGAGAGCCAGGGCGTCATCGAAACGTTGCCGGGCAAAGGTTGTTTTCTCAAAGCGAACAATTCCCCGCTCAAGAAGGACGTTCGCCGCAAGCTCTTGATCGAGGAGATCGACCAGGCCGTCGTGCAAGCGCATCACTTTCAAATGCCGCGCGGCGAGTTTATCGAACTGGTCCGCGAACGCCTCGATGCGCTCGAAGAGAAGAAACGAGTCAACGACACTCAAAAATCCAACTGA
- a CDS encoding type II secretion system protein GspD, with protein MNTQLLTSKQYSALLLGFCLCSAAELQAQQGFGGRPATSTSSIQQQYNPSGAVGNATISYDPDTHNITIIADEDTTRYISEVVTNLDRPQPQVLIKVVFMEVTHNDSLDIGIEGAFGKQVGSTNNPLNVVAANGFGASPLGTAFPTTNLNAFGQQIGNFAPVPPGAGLYQILGTDFQATLRAIATAGKAELLSRPSVLARNNQPATILVGQRVPLISAVNFTTFGNQVNSVTYTDVGIILKVTPYITSDGMVQMIVQPSTSSIDPSLTIPITTGVNAPVIDTRSADTVVLTPDGQTVVIGGLMQKSKSSGESKIPFLGDIPWLGNLFKRKTRSGSKTELLIFLTPHVIQAPSQLAALSDKEKNHMLTPKSYSEQELDRFLDKVPEKKPDKDDSK; from the coding sequence ATGAACACTCAACTTTTGACGTCGAAACAATACTCGGCGCTACTTCTCGGATTCTGTTTGTGCTCGGCGGCGGAACTTCAGGCGCAGCAAGGCTTCGGCGGCCGCCCCGCCACCAGCACCAGCTCCATCCAACAACAATACAACCCCAGCGGCGCCGTGGGCAATGCCACCATCTCCTACGATCCGGACACACACAACATCACCATCATCGCCGACGAGGACACCACCCGCTACATCTCGGAGGTCGTCACCAACCTTGACCGTCCCCAGCCGCAGGTGCTCATCAAGGTCGTGTTCATGGAAGTCACACATAACGACTCATTGGACATCGGGATTGAAGGCGCATTTGGGAAGCAGGTGGGCAGCACGAACAATCCGCTCAACGTCGTAGCCGCTAATGGGTTCGGCGCTTCGCCGCTGGGCACCGCCTTTCCAACAACCAACTTGAACGCGTTCGGTCAGCAAATTGGAAATTTTGCGCCGGTGCCCCCCGGCGCGGGACTCTACCAAATCCTCGGCACCGACTTTCAAGCAACGTTGCGCGCTATTGCCACGGCCGGCAAAGCGGAGTTGTTATCGCGTCCGTCGGTGCTGGCCCGGAACAATCAGCCGGCGACCATTCTCGTGGGCCAACGGGTCCCCTTGATTAGCGCCGTCAATTTCACCACGTTTGGCAATCAGGTCAACTCTGTTACTTACACGGACGTGGGGATCATTTTGAAAGTGACACCTTACATCACCAGCGATGGCATGGTGCAGATGATTGTCCAGCCCTCTACTTCGTCAATCGATCCGAGTCTTACCATTCCGATTACCACGGGCGTCAATGCCCCGGTGATCGACACGCGCTCCGCGGATACAGTCGTGCTGACCCCCGACGGCCAGACCGTCGTCATCGGCGGCCTGATGCAAAAATCAAAATCCTCCGGCGAGAGCAAGATTCCTTTTCTCGGCGACATTCCGTGGCTGGGAAATCTGTTCAAGCGAAAAACCAGGAGTGGGTCAAAGACCGAGTTACTCATTTTTTTGACGCCGCACGTCATTCAGGCGCCGTCCCAACTGGCTGCCTTGTCTGACAAGGAAAAGAACCACATGTTAACGCCGAAATCGTATTCCGAGCAGGAACTGGATCGGTTTCTCGACAAGGTGCCGGAGAAGAAGCCCGACAAAGACGATTCCAAATAA
- a CDS encoding prepilin-type N-terminal cleavage/methylation domain-containing protein produces MMKLNLKLLRQRSRRREEADGESVASSPPARVGGYKAIVSPAFTLIEVLLAVAISAVVLAAINTVFFGALHLRMTTSRSLDASLPLEQALTLLRRDLQGALPPGTNGDLIGDFKSGDAANGFGMTQNGGLEFYTATGVINDDAPWGDVQRVFYQLRDPANRTASPGKDLIRGVTRNLLATAMEEPVEQRLLGDVESLEFACYNGTDWRDSWDTSMGDSGLPQAVRVRILLAANNTGNNRNRQPLEMLVPLESQPRTNQTTGAVQ; encoded by the coding sequence ATGATGAAACTGAACCTGAAACTGCTCAGACAGCGTAGCCGTCGACGTGAGGAGGCGGACGGCGAAAGTGTAGCTTCGAGTCCGCCTGCTCGTGTCGGCGGTTACAAGGCAATTGTCTCCCCTGCTTTCACACTGATTGAAGTTCTGTTGGCGGTAGCCATTTCTGCTGTCGTGCTTGCGGCAATCAACACCGTCTTTTTCGGCGCGCTGCACTTGCGCATGACCACCTCCCGCTCGCTCGATGCCTCCCTGCCCCTGGAGCAAGCGCTGACGCTTTTGCGCCGGGACCTGCAGGGCGCGCTGCCGCCGGGGACCAACGGTGACCTGATCGGCGATTTTAAGAGCGGCGATGCGGCCAATGGTTTCGGCATGACTCAGAACGGTGGACTGGAATTCTATACCGCCACCGGAGTCATCAACGACGACGCGCCTTGGGGTGACGTCCAAAGAGTCTTTTACCAATTGAGAGACCCGGCGAACCGGACGGCGTCACCGGGCAAAGACTTGATTCGCGGCGTCACGCGCAATTTGCTGGCCACCGCCATGGAGGAACCCGTCGAGCAGCGGCTGTTGGGCGACGTGGAGAGCCTGGAGTTTGCCTGCTACAACGGTACGGACTGGCGCGATTCGTGGGACACGAGCATGGGAGATTCCGGTTTGCCGCAGGCCGTTCGCGTTCGCATTCTCCTGGCCGCCAACAACACCGGCAACAACCGCAACCGCCAACCGCTTGAAATGCTCGTGCCCCTCGAATCCCAACCGCGCACCAATCAAACCACCGGAGCTGTGCAATGA